GAGTCAGGAACCAGCATAAATGTATCCTTAACTTTAAGTGATAAGCCCTCTTCTGATGTTCTCATATCCTCTATCAAATCCTCCAATACAACCGAAGTTCAGGTATCTCCCGGCAGTGTGATTTTTACAGAAGCTGATTGGAATCTACCCAAAACCATTCAAATTACAGGTCTGGATGACTCCATTCAGGATGGTAACACCACTGCTTATATAACTTTTTCAAATAGCACTTCAAAGGAAGAGCGCTTCTCCGGGATTCAAATTTCACAGTTGAAAGTTATTAATGTAGACAATGATACAGCCGGTTTAAGCATTTTACCCCAAGGCGCCACGACTACTACAGAGAGCGGAGGTTCGGCTGGTTTTTCGGTCGTTTTGAACTCACAACCCACAGCATCCGTGACAATTTCCAGCATTACTTCTTCCAATCTATTCGAAGGAACGGTCTCTCCTTCCAGTTTAAGTTTTGATACTACAAACTGGAATATCCCCCAAACATTTACTGTAACCGGAATCGATGATGATTTTATGGATGGAATCGTTGAGTATTCTATCCTCCTTTCCGGTATCCAGAGTTCCGATTCGAATTATAATGGGCTTCCGGCCTTAAGTCAAAAAGTTCAGAATACAGATAATGATTCAGCCGGTGTAACACTCAGTAGCACTTCTATCAATGTGACAGAAAATGCAGGTTTTGCCAGTTTTACCGTAGTCCTAAATTCAAAGCCCTATGCAAATGTAAGCATACCGATAAGCCTTCCCAATCTTTCTCCTATCAGTACCAATGTGACACAACTCACCTTTACCCCTGATAATTGGAGTATTCCTCAAACCATTGAGGTAAGTGCTCCTGATGACAGTATACAGAGAGAGCCGGGACCTTACACAATAAGTCTCGGTACCGCTACGAATTATGAAAATATCGATGTGGCGGATGTTTCAGTCAGCCTTACGGACAATGATACAGCCTCAGTTCTGGTTCAGGGTAATACCGGGGGAACTACAGAAGCCGGAGGAACCAAAACCTATACTGTAAGCTTGAATACAGAACCCATGGCAGATGTAAGTATCAGTATTATCTCAAGTGATACGACTGAAGGAACGGTTTCTCCTTCCAGCTTAACCTTCTCATCTACCTGTCCCGGAGCAAACTGCTGGTCGTCTACTCAGAGTTTTACCGTTACGGGAGTAGATGATAATATAGATGATGGCAATATAAGTTACTCTATTCAGTTTAGCATTAACTCCACAGATCCTATCTATAATAGTCTGAATGTTCCCGTGTTAAATCTTACAAATACAGATAATGATACCAAAGGCTATATAGTTGAAAACTATACTTCCAACCAGGTGGGCACCTCATATACATTCACCGGAAATGCGACCAGGAGTGATTTTGGTTTACTCAGTGCCGATACGGGAGCCGGTTCCAGTCTCAGGCTTAAATTAAGAACAGAACCTACAGAAACTGTGACTTTAAACTTTTCTATTGTTCAGAATGATGGCTCGGCCTTTACCAGTCCTCCGGCTTATGTTTCTCCTTCGAGCATCAGCTTTACAGCAGCCAATTATTCAACACATCAAATAGTAAACTTAGTAGGTCAGTATAATGGAATCGATACCTATCAGCAATTCAGAGTGAAAATTACTTCATCCAGCCTCGATTCGAACTATAACGGGCATACTATGAACTTGAGTAATTCAAATAGTTGTCCCAGCAGTACTGGTGTTTCTAAAGTAATCGCCTGTAAAAATAGCACAAGCCCGCAAACCGATGAGAACGGGCTTACATCCGAGTTTTTCTTGATTGCATCTCAGGCTCCTACAAGCGATGTGGTTTTTCCCATACAAAGCCTCGACACTACCGAAGCCAGTGTATCTAGCCCTACAATAACTCTTAATTCAACAAACTGGAATATTTTTGATAATTCAAATAAGATAACAGTAACCGGGCTTTCGGATGATTTATTGGATGGAGATATAAGCTACACAGTCGCCATTCAAGCCGATACTACAACTTCCGATACTTTTTTTAACGGCTTTGATCCTGCTGATGTAAGTCTTACAAATACCGACAAAAATACGGCTGTTGTTTTAAGTACAACGGGATGGTTATATACTTCCGAATCCGGAGGTACAGCCAGTCTCGGGTTTAAATTGGGTGCAAAACCTACAAATGGATTTACAGTAACACTTCCCCTGAGTAGTTCCAATACAGCCGAGGGGACCCTCTCTCAGTCCAGTCTAAGCTTTAATGATACAAATTGGAATACCTATCAGTATATTACTATTACCGGTGTAGACGATACCATTGCAGATGGAAGAAAAGACTATCTTGTTGTAACGGGAGCTTTATCCTCCTCGGATCCTATAAACTTATTCAATGGAGTAGATCCGGCAGATGGAAAAGTAAGAAATAATGATGATGATAAGATCATTTTTATTAGCAACGCTTCCTATAATGGCAATTTGGGGGGTGTTAGCGGAGCCGATGCGAAATGCAATAGCGACTCGGCTAAACCTTCTAATATACCCAATACTTATAAAGCTTTGCTTGTTGATGGAGTTTCAAGACAGGCAAGTTTAAGTCCCAATACGGGAGATTCGAAAATTAATTGGGTTTTACTCTCTAATACAAATTATTTCCGGGCGGATGGAACTACAAAAATAGGAACCACAACAGCAGCGGGCCTTTTTAATTTTGATATGGATGCTTCTTTCGGGACTGCTCTTGCAGCTGACTGGACGGGTTTAAACTCAGATTGGACGAGCCATACCCAGCACTGTACAAATTGGTCTTCTGATGCAAATACAGAGAATGGCTCTTCCGGAAGTGTTCTTTTTAACACAGAATGGTCTATTCGACTTCTCTCCTCAGGTTGTGATACTAGCAAAAGACTTATCTGTGTCCAGCAGTAAAGATTTGTTATGGAACACACTTAATCTTTTTCATTTTTCAGTGCCTTCGGAAAGAACGGTCCGTTTCTCTTCAGAAATAATATAGCCAATAACTTTATTGGCTACCGGAGTTCCCTTTTTCACGGTTCCGCTGATAAGAAGTTTACTTCCGCGTTCGGGAGCCGGTAAATTCTTGGTAAAAATCCAGATAGACTCTTTTTCATTCTCAAATATACGATATATAGCCCCCCTCCTCCAAAATACGGGAACCTTATCTGTAACTAAACCTCGAACCTGAACCGTTTGACCTTCATAGCTTTCCGGTTTTTCATTGAGTTCTTTGATGGAGGTTTCAGTATGTACCGGGATAGTTTTACAACTTGAAATAATCATTAGAAATATTATATATATAAATCTTCGCATATTTAACTCCTTTTTTTACCTGCTTTACTTCTCATAGCTTTAAAATAAGGGTGCTCATCCAGGATAAGATGACTCGCAACTCCGAATAAGAAGGAGAAATAATAGGGAACTCCAAAATAGATCAGGTTACGATATTCATAGATATGCACATCGATTAGAAATTCACCGGCAACAAAAGAAGGTGCTAAAAGTGGAAGACCCACGATAAATGTCCAGAATTTGGAATGAGTCCATCCCCTGTGCTTACTTACTGCCGGAAGCATAGTAAATAGACCGAAAAGGGCAGCTTCGAGGTAGTATTTAAAAACAAAGATAAGTAAAACATCTATTATGAAAAATAGTACATAAATAATAATTCGGCTGGTACTTCCCACATCGGTGTCAGGCCATAAGGCTCCGAAAAGACATAGCCCGATAAAAATTGGAAATTCTACCCAGGCAAAACTTGTACTGAACACCTGGATAATTAAAAGCAGAAGAATATAAATACCGGCAGCAACAATACCACCTTTTGTATGACCTTCAAAACCGGACATAAGGTTACCTCTATAGTTTTATTGTACAGGCTTATTCAAATAAGCCTTCAAATCAAAAGCTTCATTATGTTTAATACTGATTCTATCTGTAATTTTTCTCATAACTGCCGGAACTTTCACTTCAAATTCTGACTGATACAAATAGCTCTCTGCGAGAACATTACATTCCTTTTCCGATAAACTTTTGTAAAATTCAGATGTAGCTTTTAAACGTTTACATTCCGTGCTTATATCAGCCTTAGAAATTTTAATTCCCTGTTTTGCGACATGAAACAAATACATCCGGGTTAAGGTTTGTAGATCGGATAAATCAAGTAAAGAACGGATATCCGACCTGGTATTGTAATTTTCAATTTCTGAATAATGTTGCAACATTACAAACAGTTTCAAATTGTTAAATACACTTACCCTATCAAATTTTTCTTTATAAATCTGAAACTCTACCGGAATTTCTCTTCCTTTCATATTCGCTATAACTTCCAGACTGTTTTCAGTAACACCCTGTAAATCACTAAAAGAAGTGAGTTCTGTATTGTAGTAGTTAATAAAATCATTAGCACGAATTTCTCTTGTTCCAACCCGAACGAGTAAGGGGTTTTCTTTATTCTCTCCGATTCTATTAAGGTTTCTTAGTATATTCTCAATATCTAAAGAATCATTTTGCTCGATACTAACTCCTTCTCGCAAATGATTTAGATAAGCCGAGAAAACAACACCGGATTTTTTTTGTCTAACAACGGTTCTTCCGATAGCCAAACAAATACTATTATCAATTTTTTTATACGTTTTCTTTTCCTGCCGAATGAAGGAACATTCTTTCTCTGCTTCTTCTTTTTGTATATTCAGACTCTTATTAATTTTTTCCTGAAGAAAATAATTAGCCGCAGTTTGTAATCGCAGGTGCTCCAGGGTTTTCCGGGTATGGGCTTCTCCGACAAAACCACTTTTCTCTGCATCTGCTTGAACCATTAGCATTTGTCGATAAGAAAGGTAAAAATTCGGTTTATTAAACTGCATCTGAAAATTTTTATACTCCGGAGGTAAGGAGGTCTCAGGGCTTCTTACCAGCAGATAAAAATCCTCAGGATCCATATTCCGGGTTCTGGCAAAAGAATCAAGGGCTCGAATATAGGCTTTTTCAAAACTATTGACCGTCAGCTTTTTTCCGGCAATATCTTCAATGAGACTTGTATCTTCAGAGGCAGAAGGCTGAACATACCCGGACTTTGAACAGGAAAAAAGAAAAAGTGCCCAGAGGACAAAAAGAAAAAGAGACGAGCTATTTAAAATTTGCATGATTTTCTTTTTTATAGATGGGGATAGCTTTGTCAAATCCCAAAAAACTTTCTCGCTCAAACAAATAAAATCATTGAACACAAATACGCCCTTACTTATTGTACTCAGTAACTTATGTTAGAGTTTTTTAAACACAATACTATTCTTCTCCTTTTTTTGGTAATCGCCATCGGTTACCTTGTAGGCAAAATTCGAATCAAGGGTTTTAGTCTGGGGGTTTCAGCCGTATTATTCGTAGGATTGGCCTTTGGTTCTTTACACCCGGATTTCAAGGTTCCGGACATAATCTATGTAATTGGACTCATCTTTTTTGTATATACTATTGGTCTACAATCCGGTCCGAGTTTCTTTGCTTCTTTAAACCGACAGGGAATTGCCTATAATGTAAGCGTTGCCGGAATCCTCTTACTCTCTTCATTGATTACCATAAGTTTCTATTACTTTGTTCCGGGTCTTCAAAATGGCTCTATCCTTTCCGGCTTATACTGCGGCTCTTTAACGAATACACCGGCTCTTGCAACCGTTGTAGATACCATTAAAAATATGTATCCGAACCTTAGTGGAGCACAATTAGACCAGAAACTTTCCGAACCAGTTATCGGGTATTCGGTAGCCTATCCTTTCGGTGTCATCGGTGTAATTCTTGGCTTTCAATTGTTCAAAAAACTCTTCTCCATCAACCTGCAAGAAGAGTCCGAAAAAATAGCAAGAACTATGGGGCTCGGTGGAGAAGAACTGGAAAATGAAGATGTGCTTGTAAGTAATCCAAAAATTTTTGGCTGGCTGGTAAGGGAAATTTTCAAAGCCAAGGATTTAAAAGGATTAATCCTTTCTCGTATAAAACATAAAAACTCAGAGAATATTGAAATTGTTACAGGAGAAACCGTTTTAGAGGAAGGAGACATTTTAACCATGGTAGCCCCCAGGAAAATCCTCGATGAAGTCACTCCTATTTTTGGCCCCAGGGTAGATACCAGGTTACACGTTCAGAGAGACAACCTCGATTACCGTCGAATTGTTGTTTCTAACCCGGAGGTAATCGGTATTCCCCTGGGAGAGCTGGATTTACATAAAAAACTTCAGGCCACCATCACCAGGGTAAAACGTGGGGATATAGATATTATACCTACAAATGAAACTGTTTTACAGGCCGGAGATAGAATTCGAGTAGTAGCTTCCAGAAAAGATCTGGATACCGTCGGAAAGTTTTTCGGAGATTCCTTTCAATCGATTGCTCATATTGATTATATTAGTATTTCCATAGGTATTGCTCTCGGACTTTTAGTAGGTCTAATTCCCATTCCTATGCCGGGTGGCACATTTCACCTCGGTTTTGCGGGAGGACCTTTAATTGTAGCTCTTATCCTCGGAAAAATTGGAAGAACAAGGGGAATTGTTTGGACCATGTCATATAACGCCAATCTTACCCTGAGACAAATGGGAGTGGTACTTTTTCTCGCAGGAATCGGTTTAAAAGCCGGTTACTCATTCGGGAAGAATGTGGAAGCCTATGGTCTTGTGATATTAATATCGGGTATGGTGGTTACCTTTGTAAATGCTTCTCTCATGATGCTTATAGGTCTTAGAGTTTTAAAAATCCCCTTCCCCCTTTTAATGGGAATTATTTCCGGAATGCAAACTCAACCGGCTGTCCTTGCTTATTCTAATGATGAGGTGAAGAATAATGCGCCGAACCTTGGATACGCTATGGTCTTTCCTACAGCCATGATAATTAAAATTTTATTAGCCAGGATTATTTTAAAAGTCCTTTCTTAATAGAGGAAAAAATGATACAGAAAGAAAATGAAGCTATAGAGAAATCAGCAAAAAAACCTTTTTTCTCGATTTCAAAAAATTCCGGAACTACAACTCCTCAATTTAAAGTAGAATCACAGAAGATTCTATTAGAAACCTTCACTTCTAATTTGAAACTGGCAGTGATAGCCATGTATATGGCTATGTTCTTATATGCTTATATGGTATATACCTATATACCTTCCGACATGCTTCAGAACTGGATATTGTATATCATTCCTCCTGCATTTTTTACTTTTTTGATAGTCTTTATTTTTGAAAGAAAAATATCCTCTATGTTTTGGAGAGAATTTTTTCTGATTACCGGTGTTGTCATGACTCTATTCGTAATCGGTCTTTTTTTCTTTGAAGTCGTACGCATAAGTAAAAATATCGCGATTGCTCTTGCTACTCATTCACTTATGGTTGGAATCATCGGTGCCGCTGCATTTTCCTTTTCTGCCAGCAAGTATGCTTTCTTATTATCTGCTACTGCTCTTTCAGGACCCAGCTGGTACTATTTATTATTTGAAAATACGGAAGAAACCTATCATATTCTTGCCCTAATGCAGGTTGTATATCTTCTTGTCTTACTTTATTTTAGTAGGAAAGATTATCGACAGAGAAAAGATTTGATTCTCACCCGCTATTCTTTGGCTGAAGAAAAAAGCCTGGTTGAAAAACAATCACTGCAATTACAGAATACCCTGGATGAAGTTCACGGCCTAAAAAAGAAACAGGATGGAGATTACTTTTTAACCTCTCTTCTACTCCGACCTTTAGGTGTAAATAGAACCAAAACCGAAGAATTGGAAATTTCATTTCTAATACGCCAGAAAAAGCAGTTTAAATTTGAAAAATGGGAAAGAGATATTGGTGGAGACATTTGTATATCTCATACAATAAAATTACAGAATAAGACATTTACTGTATTCTTAAATGCAGATGCTATGGGTAAATCCATACAGGGTGCCGGTGGAGCTATTGTACTGGGAGCTGTATTCCAATCGATTATAGAAAGAACAAAAATTTCAAGAACCTATTATGAAAAACCTCCCGAACGCTGGCTAAAAGATGCCTTTTTGGAGTTACATGCAGTTTTTGAAAGTTTTGAAGGTTCCATGCTTATCTCCCTGGTTCTGGGTCTGGTGGAAAATACAAGCGGTATCTTATACTTTATTAATGCAGAACACCCCTGGACCATTCTTTACAGGGATGAAAAGGCTTCATTTTTAGATAATGAAGATTCTCTGTTTTTTAGAAAACTGGGAACTACCGGTATGGATGGATCTATTCATATCGGCACATTTCAACTGAAAAAGGGAGATATACTCATCCTCGGTTCCGACGGCAGAGATGATATATTATTATTAAATGATAATGGTGAGAAATCTATAAACAATAACTCGGATTTGATCTTGAGATTAACAGAAGAAGCAAAGGGAGAGTTACAAAACCTGTATAATAATATTGCCGCAACAGGTGAGTTAACCGATGATATTTCCCTTCTACGATTGGAATACAAGAAAGATCTGGAAGCCCAGGCAGTAGCAAATGAAAAAGAATACCCGGTTCCAAATTATGTGAGAGAGGTAAGGGAATTACTTATTGAAAATAAGATAGAAGAAGCAAGAAAGATTATAACCAAAGAAAATCCAACTGAAGTGAAAGGCTATAAAACAAGTAAATACCTGGCACAGATCTATTATAAATTGAAAGATTACCAGAGAGCGGCTCACTTTTCAGAAGAATACTCTAATATTTATCCGAATAATACAAGATTCTTATTTTTGACTTCATACTGTTATAGAAAAATTGGAAATCTTGAGAAAGCTGTAGAGTATGCAGAAAGAGTAAGGCTTCGAAACCCCGATGATATAATTAACTTATTGCATCTGGCGGACACTTATCTTGAGTTATATAATTACGAGAGAGCGGAAAAATACTTACGAAAAGTCTTAGATAAGGAACCAGAAAATCAAACAGCTATACAGTTGAGTAAAGATGTAATGTATTCTTAAGTGTAAATGAAGAGGAATACTATATTACAGTAGACAATTTCATTTATTTATATATTACTGGAAAAATGAAAAAAGAAACAGAAACCAGAACAAAAATCATGGAGACAGCCTTCAGGTTATTTTATGAAAAAGGTTACTCAGAAACCGGAATAAATGAAATTTTAAACGATTCATCCAGTTATAAAAAATCTTTTTATACACATTTTTCCTCTAAAACAGAATTAGGAATTATGTATATTCAAAGCATAGAACATGAATTACTTAACTTAACAAATAGACTCTTAACAAAGTACTCGAAATTTAATGATTTTCTTGAAGCCTGGTTAAAAATAATAAAGAGAAAACTTTCAAAAAACTATTCACTGGGCTGCCCCCTTGTCAATATGCCTGTAAATTCTTCGGACTTAACAAAAGAAGTGCGTTCCTCTTTCACGAAATTAAAGGAAC
This genomic window from Leptospiraceae bacterium contains:
- a CDS encoding DUF1554 domain-containing protein; amino-acid sequence: MLLAKNKVKNILISTLFLFFSACLPPTPPFKANLLIPIAMQALPEPSISLSHSAIQVNESGTSINVSLTLSDKPSSDVLISSIKSSNTTEVQVSPGSVIFTEADWNLPKTIQITGLDDSIQDGNTTAYITFSNSTSKEERFSGIQISQLKVINVDNDTAGLSILPQGATTTTESGGSAGFSVVLNSQPTASVTISSITSSNLFEGTVSPSSLSFDTTNWNIPQTFTVTGIDDDFMDGIVEYSILLSGIQSSDSNYNGLPALSQKVQNTDNDSAGVTLSSTSINVTENAGFASFTVVLNSKPYANVSIPISLPNLSPISTNVTQLTFTPDNWSIPQTIEVSAPDDSIQREPGPYTISLGTATNYENIDVADVSVSLTDNDTASVLVQGNTGGTTEAGGTKTYTVSLNTEPMADVSISIISSDTTEGTVSPSSLTFSSTCPGANCWSSTQSFTVTGVDDNIDDGNISYSIQFSINSTDPIYNSLNVPVLNLTNTDNDTKGYIVENYTSNQVGTSYTFTGNATRSDFGLLSADTGAGSSLRLKLRTEPTETVTLNFSIVQNDGSAFTSPPAYVSPSSISFTAANYSTHQIVNLVGQYNGIDTYQQFRVKITSSSLDSNYNGHTMNLSNSNSCPSSTGVSKVIACKNSTSPQTDENGLTSEFFLIASQAPTSDVVFPIQSLDTTEASVSSPTITLNSTNWNIFDNSNKITVTGLSDDLLDGDISYTVAIQADTTTSDTFFNGFDPADVSLTNTDKNTAVVLSTTGWLYTSESGGTASLGFKLGAKPTNGFTVTLPLSSSNTAEGTLSQSSLSFNDTNWNTYQYITITGVDDTIADGRKDYLVVTGALSSSDPINLFNGVDPADGKVRNNDDDKIIFISNASYNGNLGGVSGADAKCNSDSAKPSNIPNTYKALLVDGVSRQASLSPNTGDSKINWVLLSNTNYFRADGTTKIGTTTAAGLFNFDMDASFGTALAADWTGLNSDWTSHTQHCTNWSSDANTENGSSGSVLFNTEWSIRLLSSGCDTSKRLICVQQ
- a CDS encoding metal-dependent hydrolase — translated: MSGFEGHTKGGIVAAGIYILLLLIIQVFSTSFAWVEFPIFIGLCLFGALWPDTDVGSTSRIIIYVLFFIIDVLLIFVFKYYLEAALFGLFTMLPAVSKHRGWTHSKFWTFIVGLPLLAPSFVAGEFLIDVHIYEYRNLIYFGVPYYFSFLFGVASHLILDEHPYFKAMRSKAGKKRS
- a CDS encoding transporter, which encodes MLEFFKHNTILLLFLVIAIGYLVGKIRIKGFSLGVSAVLFVGLAFGSLHPDFKVPDIIYVIGLIFFVYTIGLQSGPSFFASLNRQGIAYNVSVAGILLLSSLITISFYYFVPGLQNGSILSGLYCGSLTNTPALATVVDTIKNMYPNLSGAQLDQKLSEPVIGYSVAYPFGVIGVILGFQLFKKLFSINLQEESEKIARTMGLGGEELENEDVLVSNPKIFGWLVREIFKAKDLKGLILSRIKHKNSENIEIVTGETVLEEGDILTMVAPRKILDEVTPIFGPRVDTRLHVQRDNLDYRRIVVSNPEVIGIPLGELDLHKKLQATITRVKRGDIDIIPTNETVLQAGDRIRVVASRKDLDTVGKFFGDSFQSIAHIDYISISIGIALGLLVGLIPIPMPGGTFHLGFAGGPLIVALILGKIGRTRGIVWTMSYNANLTLRQMGVVLFLAGIGLKAGYSFGKNVEAYGLVILISGMVVTFVNASLMMLIGLRVLKIPFPLLMGIISGMQTQPAVLAYSNDEVKNNAPNLGYAMVFPTAMIIKILLARIILKVLS
- a CDS encoding SpoIIE family protein phosphatase, coding for MIQKENEAIEKSAKKPFFSISKNSGTTTPQFKVESQKILLETFTSNLKLAVIAMYMAMFLYAYMVYTYIPSDMLQNWILYIIPPAFFTFLIVFIFERKISSMFWREFFLITGVVMTLFVIGLFFFEVVRISKNIAIALATHSLMVGIIGAAAFSFSASKYAFLLSATALSGPSWYYLLFENTEETYHILALMQVVYLLVLLYFSRKDYRQRKDLILTRYSLAEEKSLVEKQSLQLQNTLDEVHGLKKKQDGDYFLTSLLLRPLGVNRTKTEELEISFLIRQKKQFKFEKWERDIGGDICISHTIKLQNKTFTVFLNADAMGKSIQGAGGAIVLGAVFQSIIERTKISRTYYEKPPERWLKDAFLELHAVFESFEGSMLISLVLGLVENTSGILYFINAEHPWTILYRDEKASFLDNEDSLFFRKLGTTGMDGSIHIGTFQLKKGDILILGSDGRDDILLLNDNGEKSINNNSDLILRLTEEAKGELQNLYNNIAATGELTDDISLLRLEYKKDLEAQAVANEKEYPVPNYVREVRELLIENKIEEARKIITKENPTEVKGYKTSKYLAQIYYKLKDYQRAAHFSEEYSNIYPNNTRFLFLTSYCYRKIGNLEKAVEYAERVRLRNPDDIINLLHLADTYLELYNYERAEKYLRKVLDKEPENQTAIQLSKDVMYS
- a CDS encoding TetR/AcrR family transcriptional regulator, giving the protein MKKETETRTKIMETAFRLFYEKGYSETGINEILNDSSSYKKSFYTHFSSKTELGIMYIQSIEHELLNLTNRLLTKYSKFNDFLEAWLKIIKRKLSKNYSLGCPLVNMPVNSSDLTKEVRSSFTKLKEPFIKYFLNHYKLSHKQAKEISEEILFLYEGAMNSYKLDPNPRYFNYMEKFLNHIAKDLNSHDSTNSTSS